The sequence GGCCGAACTTGAAGCCGTCCTCCACGGGTCGACCGCGAATCTGGCCGGCCAGGGCCGCGGGATTCTCGATCATCTGGTCGACGAACTCGCGTGCCACATTAAACTCGCCGTCGCCGACCTCCTCCACCGAGTTCTCCATCGGCGAACCCGAGGACGTGCCGGTGGAACGGCTGCGGCCGATCGAGGTCGATGAGTTGGCGTTCTTGCCGCTGTAGTATGGAATCTGCCGCAGGATCTGTTGTTCGCCACTGCGGTCGATGGTCACCACGCCGCTGTCGATAGCCATGATCGTGGCGTCGGCGAGCAGGGTGTCGCCCAAAGTGTAGACCTCGGTCAGTTTGGAGCCGCGGTCGGTGATGATCGCGTAGCGGCCGTGCTCGCCCCAGATCACCGTTCCGTTGAGCTCGACGTTGAGGTCGGTCTCAACCGCCTCGGAATGCCCCTGGCCGATCAGGTTCTGCCCCACGGCGGCCGAGTTGAACAGCGAACGATCGACGATCATGCGCAGGATCGTGTTGCGCGGCGGCGGCGGTTTGGGACGCTGGACCTGCGCCGAGAGCACGGATGGACTGGCG is a genomic window of Candidatus Alcyoniella australis containing:
- a CDS encoding type II secretion system protein N: MGLINTILKKYFWALTLCFLGLSAYLTAGVFTSAISGKLQAASPSVLSAQVQRPKPPPPRNTILRMIVDRSLFNSAAVGQNLIGQGHSEAVETDLNVELNGTVIWGEHGRYAIITDRGSKLTEVYTLGDTLLADATIMAIDSGVVTIDRSGEQQILRQIPYYSGKNANSSTSIGRSRSTGTSSGSPMENSVEEVGDGEFNVAREFVDQMIENPAALAGQIRGRPVEDGFKFGRIPKNSPLSQMGLKRGDIVTSINGRPANNTAELLRLMADLGTTSSITIDVDRGGQTIPLTINLR